One window from the genome of Streptomyces sp. NBC_00708 encodes:
- a CDS encoding N-acetylmuramoyl-L-alanine amidase, whose amino-acid sequence MRHDESLPPTRRPLRLAAAAALMCLGLAGCGGGGGSAAEAQAGPSGGPATTPAPPSPAPTKAAPSPSKSPAKSPAQRPSKTAPAPDGPLSGRTVVIDPGHNPSNHLHTAEINRQVDIGTGRKECDTTGTATNGGYAEAEFTLDVAHRMRKLLQAQGATVILTYDRDRAFGPCVDERARIGNKAHADAVVSVHADGSAAGNRGFHVILPASVRGGGADTSKIVAPSRDLGTRIAGLFVRSTGSSPSNYVGGKTGLDVRKDLGGLNLSTVPKVFIECGNMRDPKDAALLTDPGWRQKAAQGIADGISSYLKG is encoded by the coding sequence GTGCGTCACGACGAGAGCCTTCCCCCCACCCGCCGCCCGCTCCGGCTCGCCGCCGCCGCTGCCCTGATGTGCCTGGGCCTGGCCGGCTGCGGCGGCGGGGGCGGCTCCGCCGCCGAGGCCCAGGCGGGGCCGAGCGGCGGCCCGGCCACGACACCGGCCCCGCCGTCACCGGCGCCCACGAAGGCCGCCCCGTCGCCGTCGAAGTCCCCGGCGAAGTCCCCTGCGCAGCGCCCCTCGAAGACCGCACCCGCTCCCGACGGGCCGCTGTCCGGCAGGACCGTGGTCATCGACCCCGGGCACAACCCCAGCAACCATCTGCACACCGCCGAGATCAACCGCCAGGTCGACATCGGCACCGGGCGCAAGGAGTGCGACACCACCGGGACGGCCACCAACGGGGGGTACGCCGAGGCGGAGTTCACCCTCGACGTGGCACACCGGATGCGGAAGCTGCTGCAAGCCCAGGGCGCGACGGTGATCCTGACCTACGACCGCGACCGGGCGTTCGGGCCGTGCGTGGACGAGCGGGCGCGCATCGGCAACAAGGCCCACGCGGACGCGGTGGTCTCGGTCCACGCGGACGGATCGGCCGCCGGCAACCGGGGCTTCCATGTGATCCTTCCCGCGTCCGTGCGCGGCGGGGGCGCGGATACCTCGAAGATCGTCGCCCCCTCGCGCGACCTCGGCACCCGTATCGCCGGTCTGTTCGTACGCAGTACCGGAAGTTCCCCTTCCAATTACGTGGGCGGCAAAACAGGTTTGGACGTCCGCAAGGATCTCGGCGGACTGAATTTGTCGACCGTGCCCAAAGTCTTCATCGAATGCGGCAATATGCGTGATCCCAAGGACGCCGCCCTGCTCACCGACCCGGGTTGGCGCCAGAAGGCCGCCCAGGGCATCGCGGACGGCATCAGCAGCTACCTCAAGGGGTAA
- a CDS encoding DUF5336 domain-containing protein — MVIGAAVVLFIASFLDYFDYGSTSVDAPNSWDSLGNGIGVYMVGVIGAALIVLSRSQPQPRKVAGLDLAQFGVAATVFTAWNMFWTIIDLGQIDAGAGLILGLIASLALAAGAVASPLVPGLKAPLAGAPNQQAMQPPYGAQPGQGYGYPGGPQPAFGGQQPGQPQQPYGAQQQPGQGQPEMQKAPAPQAPAAGGGSGDFTPFWFAVPVARQLYNEDGSQAPIAELAPGTWYLAVEQRGAALIAQTQDGRRGVLQDTTGIQRG, encoded by the coding sequence GTGGTGATCGGAGCAGCGGTCGTGCTGTTCATCGCCTCGTTCCTGGACTACTTCGACTACGGAAGCACCAGCGTCGACGCCCCCAACTCCTGGGACTCCCTGGGCAACGGCATCGGCGTCTACATGGTCGGGGTGATCGGCGCAGCGCTGATCGTGCTCTCCCGTTCGCAGCCCCAGCCGCGCAAGGTCGCGGGCCTCGATCTCGCCCAGTTCGGCGTCGCCGCCACCGTCTTCACGGCGTGGAACATGTTCTGGACGATCATCGACCTCGGCCAGATCGACGCGGGCGCCGGCCTGATCCTCGGCCTCATCGCCTCCCTGGCGCTGGCCGCCGGCGCGGTGGCCTCCCCGCTGGTCCCGGGCCTGAAGGCCCCGCTCGCGGGCGCCCCGAACCAGCAGGCCATGCAGCCGCCGTACGGTGCCCAGCCCGGTCAGGGCTACGGCTACCCGGGCGGTCCGCAGCCGGCGTTCGGCGGTCAGCAGCCGGGCCAGCCGCAGCAGCCGTACGGTGCGCAGCAGCAGCCGGGTCAGGGTCAGCCGGAGATGCAGAAGGCTCCGGCCCCGCAGGCCCCGGCGGCCGGTGGCGGCTCCGGTGACTTCACCCCGTTCTGGTTCGCGGTGCCGGTGGCCCGCCAGCTGTACAACGAGGACGGTTCGCAGGCCCCGATCGCCGAGCTGGCGCCGGGCACCTGGTACCTCGCGGTCGAGCAGCGCGGTGCGGCGCTGATCGCCCAGACGCAGGACGGCCGTCGCGGCGTCCTCCAGGACACCACGGGCATCCAGCGCGGCTGA
- a CDS encoding PHP domain-containing protein — translation MDPVRALERIAFLLERDRAVTYRVQAFRTAARTVAAMDDGEVERRVADGSLERVKGIGPRTAQVIREAVAGETPGYLDRLEAEASSAGPLAKGGEHLLSLLRGDCHTHSDWSDGGSPIEEMGRAAAELGHDWTVLTDHSPRLTVANGLSPERLRRQLAEIAELNERWAPFRLLTGIECDINLDGTLDQEEDLLEQVDLVVVSVHSKLRMDAAPMTRRMAAAVRHPQADVLGHCTGRLVTGRGRPESAFDADEVFAACAEAGTAVEINSRPERLDPPRRLLRRAVAAGTLFAVDTDAHAPGQLDWQAYGCARAEECEVPPERVVTTWTADELLRWTRKGKIPRRAAG, via the coding sequence ATGGACCCGGTCCGGGCCCTGGAACGGATCGCCTTCCTGCTGGAGCGCGACAGGGCGGTCACCTACCGCGTCCAGGCCTTCCGCACCGCAGCCCGCACCGTCGCCGCGATGGACGACGGCGAGGTGGAGCGACGCGTGGCCGACGGCTCGCTTGAACGGGTCAAGGGCATCGGCCCCCGCACCGCCCAGGTGATCCGCGAGGCCGTGGCCGGGGAGACACCGGGCTATCTGGACCGGCTGGAGGCCGAGGCTTCGAGCGCCGGACCCCTCGCGAAGGGCGGCGAGCACCTGCTCTCGCTGCTGCGCGGCGACTGCCATACGCACTCCGACTGGTCGGACGGCGGCAGCCCCATCGAGGAGATGGGCCGCGCGGCGGCGGAGCTGGGACACGACTGGACGGTGCTCACCGACCACTCGCCCCGGCTCACCGTCGCGAACGGCCTCTCGCCCGAGCGGCTGCGCCGGCAGCTGGCCGAGATCGCCGAACTCAACGAGCGCTGGGCGCCGTTCCGGCTGCTCACCGGCATCGAGTGCGACATCAACCTCGACGGCACCCTGGACCAGGAGGAGGACCTGCTCGAACAGGTCGACCTGGTCGTGGTCTCTGTCCACTCCAAGCTCCGCATGGACGCCGCCCCGATGACCCGGCGGATGGCCGCCGCCGTACGCCACCCGCAGGCCGACGTCCTCGGCCACTGCACCGGGCGCCTGGTCACCGGCCGGGGCCGCCCCGAGTCGGCGTTCGACGCCGACGAGGTGTTCGCCGCCTGCGCCGAAGCGGGCACGGCCGTCGAGATCAACAGCAGGCCCGAACGCCTCGACCCGCCCCGCCGGCTGCTGCGCCGGGCCGTGGCGGCGGGCACCCTGTTCGCCGTGGACACCGACGCGCACGCCCCGGGCCAGCTGGACTGGCAGGCGTACGGCTGCGCCCGCGCCGAGGAGTGCGAGGTCCCGCCGGAGCGGGTGGTCACCACCTGGACGGCGGACGAACTGCTCCGCTGGACCCGGAAGGGCAAGATCCCCAGGAGGGCGGCCGGTTGA
- a CDS encoding maleylpyruvate isomerase family mycothiol-dependent enzyme — protein MALLAHERYCEEIVRLTDELRAAIRGADLGATVPTCPDWTLRELAEHVGRAHRWAGEIVRTRATEAVPDEKVPDNSPAGDDPAALDAWLAEGAAGTVAALREAGPDTEVWSWAWDHSTGFWARRMAIETVVHLADAALAAQVPYTMTPEPAADTIEEWLEIVRFAQSHDDREAAELLGDGRTLHLHATDVPGAEWLIELGADGITWSREHGTADVALRGPLTDIMLVFNRRLAPDSDRVEVRGDAGLLDFWLARTSFG, from the coding sequence ATGGCTCTTCTTGCGCACGAGCGCTACTGCGAGGAAATCGTCCGGCTGACCGACGAGTTGAGGGCGGCGATCCGGGGAGCCGACCTCGGCGCGACCGTACCGACCTGCCCCGACTGGACCCTGCGCGAACTGGCCGAGCACGTCGGTCGCGCCCACCGCTGGGCCGGCGAGATCGTCCGCACCCGGGCCACCGAGGCGGTGCCGGACGAGAAGGTGCCCGACAACAGCCCCGCGGGCGACGACCCCGCCGCGCTCGACGCCTGGCTCGCCGAGGGCGCCGCCGGCACCGTGGCGGCGCTGCGGGAGGCCGGTCCCGACACCGAGGTGTGGTCCTGGGCCTGGGACCACAGCACGGGCTTCTGGGCCCGCCGCATGGCCATCGAGACCGTCGTCCACCTCGCCGACGCCGCCCTCGCCGCGCAGGTCCCGTACACGATGACGCCGGAGCCGGCGGCGGACACCATCGAGGAGTGGCTGGAGATCGTCCGCTTCGCCCAGAGCCATGACGACCGCGAGGCCGCCGAGCTGCTCGGGGACGGACGCACCCTGCACCTGCACGCCACCGACGTGCCCGGCGCCGAGTGGCTCATCGAGCTCGGCGCGGACGGCATCACCTGGAGCCGCGAGCACGGCACGGCGGACGTGGCGCTGCGCGGGCCGCTCACCGACATCATGCTGGTCTTCAACCGCCGCCTCGCCCCGGACAGCGACCGTGTCGAGGTACGGGGCGACGCCGGGCTGCTGGACTTCTGGCTGGCGCGCACCTCCTTCGGCTGA
- a CDS encoding prenyltransferase — protein sequence MSLPERTEHLVLPGVLTAAQAAETVTALLATQCEDGAIPWFRGHHLDPWDHTEAAMALDAAGEHAAAERAYEWLARHQNEDGSWYAAYHDGDPLRPTDRGRETNFCAYVAVGVWHHYLATGDDAFVDRMWPTVYAAVEFVLRLQQPGGEIGWKREDDGTEVTDALLTGSSSIHQALRCALAIAERREEPQPDWELATGALGHAIRSHPERFLDKSQYSMDWYYPVLGGAVAGVAAKERIEEGWDRFVVPGLGVRCVLPNPWVTGGESCELALALWVMGESDRALEILQSIQHLRAEGGLYWTGYVFEGNRAFWPEEHTSWTAGSLLLAVAALGGDEATTAVFSGDRLPKGLEPDCRC from the coding sequence GTGAGCCTTCCCGAGCGGACCGAACACCTCGTCCTGCCCGGAGTCCTCACCGCCGCGCAGGCCGCCGAGACCGTCACCGCGCTGCTCGCCACGCAGTGCGAGGACGGCGCGATCCCGTGGTTCCGCGGCCACCACCTCGACCCGTGGGACCACACCGAGGCCGCCATGGCCCTGGACGCGGCCGGCGAGCACGCCGCCGCCGAACGCGCCTACGAGTGGCTGGCCCGCCACCAGAACGAGGACGGCTCCTGGTACGCCGCCTACCACGACGGCGACCCGCTGCGGCCGACCGACCGGGGCCGGGAGACCAACTTCTGCGCCTACGTGGCCGTCGGCGTCTGGCACCACTACCTCGCCACCGGCGACGACGCCTTCGTCGACCGGATGTGGCCCACCGTCTACGCGGCCGTCGAGTTCGTCCTGCGGCTCCAGCAGCCCGGCGGCGAGATCGGCTGGAAGCGGGAGGACGACGGCACGGAGGTGACGGACGCGTTGCTGACCGGCTCCTCCTCCATCCACCAGGCCCTGCGCTGCGCGCTCGCCATCGCCGAACGCCGCGAGGAGCCCCAGCCGGACTGGGAGCTGGCGACCGGGGCGCTCGGCCACGCGATCCGCAGCCACCCGGAGCGCTTCCTGGACAAGAGCCAGTACTCGATGGACTGGTACTACCCGGTGCTCGGCGGCGCGGTCGCCGGGGTGGCGGCAAAGGAGCGCATCGAGGAGGGCTGGGACCGCTTCGTCGTCCCGGGCCTCGGCGTGCGCTGTGTGCTGCCCAACCCGTGGGTGACCGGCGGCGAGAGCTGCGAACTGGCCCTGGCCCTCTGGGTGATGGGCGAGTCCGACCGGGCACTGGAGATCCTCCAGTCCATCCAGCACCTGCGGGCCGAGGGCGGCCTGTACTGGACGGGGTACGTCTTCGAGGGCAACCGGGCGTTCTGGCCCGAGGAGCACACCTCGTGGACGGCGGGTTCGCTGCTGCTGGCGGTGGCCGCGCTCGGGGGGGACGAGGCGACCACCGCCGTGTTCAGCGGGGACCGGCTGCCGAAGGGGCTGGAGCCGGACTGCCGCTGCTGA
- a CDS encoding class I SAM-dependent methyltransferase, which produces MLTVDFTRFPLAAGDRVLDLGCGAGRHAFECYRRGAQVVALDRNGEEIREVAKWFAAMKEAGEAPEGATATAMEGDALNLPFPDESFDVVIISEVMEHIPDDKGVLAEMVRVLRPGGRIAVTVPRYGPEKVCWTLSDAYHEVEGGHIRIYKADELLGKMRGAGLKPYGTHHAHALHSPYWWLKCAFGVGRDGKDAALPVKAYHKLLVWDIMKKPALTRVAEQLLNPVVGKSFVAYATKPHLPVAAAAAAEAEA; this is translated from the coding sequence GTGCTGACCGTGGACTTCACCCGCTTCCCGCTCGCCGCAGGCGACCGCGTGCTCGACCTCGGGTGCGGCGCCGGACGCCACGCCTTCGAGTGCTACCGGCGCGGCGCCCAGGTGGTGGCCCTCGACCGGAACGGCGAGGAGATCCGGGAGGTCGCGAAGTGGTTCGCGGCGATGAAGGAGGCCGGGGAGGCCCCCGAGGGCGCCACCGCCACCGCGATGGAGGGCGACGCGCTCAACCTGCCCTTCCCCGACGAGTCCTTCGACGTCGTGATCATCTCCGAGGTCATGGAGCACATCCCCGACGACAAGGGCGTGCTCGCCGAGATGGTCCGGGTGCTCAGGCCCGGCGGCCGGATCGCCGTCACCGTCCCGCGCTACGGCCCCGAGAAGGTCTGCTGGACCCTCTCCGACGCCTACCACGAGGTCGAGGGCGGCCACATCCGCATCTACAAGGCGGACGAACTGCTCGGCAAGATGCGCGGCGCCGGTCTCAAGCCGTACGGCACCCACCACGCGCACGCGCTGCACTCCCCGTACTGGTGGCTCAAGTGCGCGTTCGGTGTGGGCCGCGACGGCAAGGACGCAGCGCTGCCGGTGAAGGCGTACCACAAGCTCCTGGTCTGGGACATCATGAAGAAGCCCGCCCTGACCCGGGTCGCCGAGCAGCTGCTCAACCCGGTCGTCGGCAAGAGCTTCGTGGCGTACGCGACCAAGCCGCACCTGCCCGTCGCCGCAGCGGCAGCCGCCGAGGCCGAGGCGTGA
- a CDS encoding glycosyltransferase family 4 protein, with protein MTAEAVESGPRTGVATSGTVPGDGPLRIALLTYKGNPFCGGQGVYVRHLARELARLGHSVEVIGAQPYPVLDEGVPLTELPSLDLYRQPDPFRTPKRGEYRDWIDAAEVATMWTGGFPEPLTFSLRARRHLAARRGEFDVIHDNQTLGYGLLGDLGAPLVTTIHHPITVDRQLDLDAATGRRRRASVRRWYAFTRMQKRVARRLPSVLTVSGSSRQEIVDHLGVDPRRVQVVHIGADTDLWSPDPSVAEIPGRIVTTSSADVPLKGLVHLVEALAKLRTGNPAAHLVVVGKRAEDGPVARAIERHGLADAVEFVKGISDTELVDLVRGAQIACVPSLYEGFSLPAAEAMATGTPLVATTGGAIPEVAGPDGETCLAVPPGDPGALADALGRLLGDAELRARLGTAGRERVLARFTWQQAAIGTADLYRQAIAARAATGPGGRR; from the coding sequence GTGACCGCTGAGGCCGTTGAGTCGGGCCCCCGTACGGGCGTCGCCACGTCGGGCACGGTCCCCGGTGACGGCCCCCTGCGCATCGCGCTCCTCACGTACAAGGGCAACCCCTTCTGCGGCGGACAGGGCGTCTACGTACGGCACCTCGCGCGGGAACTCGCCCGGCTCGGCCACAGCGTCGAGGTCATCGGCGCCCAGCCCTACCCGGTGCTCGACGAGGGCGTCCCGCTCACCGAGCTGCCCAGCCTGGACCTCTACCGGCAGCCCGACCCCTTCCGCACCCCCAAGCGCGGCGAGTACCGGGACTGGATCGACGCCGCCGAGGTCGCCACCATGTGGACCGGCGGCTTCCCCGAACCGCTCACCTTCAGCCTGCGGGCCCGGCGCCATCTCGCGGCCCGGCGCGGCGAGTTCGACGTCATCCACGACAACCAGACGCTCGGCTACGGGCTCCTCGGCGACCTCGGCGCCCCCCTCGTCACGACGATCCACCACCCCATCACCGTCGACCGGCAGCTCGACCTGGACGCCGCCACCGGCCGGCGGCGCCGCGCCTCCGTGCGCCGCTGGTACGCGTTCACCCGCATGCAGAAGCGGGTCGCGCGCCGGCTGCCGTCCGTGCTCACCGTCTCCGGCTCCTCCCGGCAGGAGATCGTCGACCACCTCGGCGTCGACCCGCGCCGCGTCCAGGTCGTCCACATCGGCGCCGACACCGACCTGTGGTCGCCCGACCCCTCGGTGGCCGAGATCCCCGGCCGTATCGTCACCACGTCCAGCGCCGACGTCCCGCTCAAGGGCCTCGTCCACCTCGTGGAAGCCCTCGCCAAGCTCCGCACCGGCAACCCCGCCGCCCATCTCGTCGTCGTCGGCAAGCGCGCCGAGGACGGGCCGGTCGCCCGCGCCATCGAGCGGCACGGGCTCGCGGACGCCGTCGAGTTCGTCAAGGGCATCAGCGACACCGAGCTGGTCGACCTGGTGCGCGGCGCGCAGATCGCCTGCGTCCCCTCGCTGTACGAGGGCTTCTCGCTGCCCGCCGCCGAGGCCATGGCCACCGGCACCCCGCTCGTCGCGACCACCGGCGGCGCCATCCCGGAGGTCGCCGGCCCCGACGGCGAGACCTGCCTCGCGGTGCCGCCCGGCGACCCGGGGGCCCTCGCCGACGCGCTCGGCCGGCTGCTCGGCGACGCGGAGCTGCGCGCCCGGCTCGGGACCGCCGGCCGCGAGCGGGTGCTCGCCCGGTTCACCTGGCAGCAGGCCGCGATCGGCACCGCCGACCTCTACCGGCAGGCCATCGCCGCCCGCGCCGCCACCGGCCCCGGCGGCCGGCGGTGA
- a CDS encoding TetR family transcriptional regulator: protein MTAEARPASPPLTERQEARRLRILRATAELAGRGGFEAVQMREVAEAAEVALGTLYRYFPSKVHLLVATLRDRLQHLRTALRKRPPAGDDAAARVTETLMRAFRAMRREPQLADAMVRALTFADRGASAETDAVSRLTTAIILDAMGTGHPTPGQLSAVRVIEHTWHSALICWLSGRATVAQVRADIETACRLIGPAAPDPAP, encoded by the coding sequence ATGACAGCGGAAGCCCGACCGGCATCGCCGCCCCTGACGGAACGCCAGGAGGCCCGCCGCCTCCGCATCCTGCGGGCCACCGCCGAGCTCGCCGGCCGGGGCGGTTTCGAGGCCGTCCAGATGCGCGAGGTCGCGGAGGCCGCCGAGGTCGCCCTCGGCACCCTGTACCGGTACTTCCCGTCCAAGGTCCACCTCCTCGTCGCCACCCTGCGGGACCGGCTCCAGCACCTGCGCACGGCCCTGCGCAAGCGCCCACCGGCCGGGGACGACGCGGCGGCCCGGGTCACCGAGACCCTGATGCGGGCCTTCCGGGCGATGCGGCGCGAACCGCAGCTGGCGGACGCGATGGTGCGCGCCCTGACCTTCGCGGACCGCGGCGCGAGCGCCGAGACCGACGCCGTCTCGCGGCTCACGACGGCGATCATCCTGGACGCGATGGGCACCGGCCACCCGACGCCGGGGCAGCTCTCCGCCGTGCGGGTGATCGAGCACACCTGGCACTCGGCGCTGATCTGCTGGCTCTCCGGCCGGGCCACGGTCGCGCAGGTGCGCGCGGACATCGAGACGGCGTGCCGGCTGATCGGCCCGGCGGCCCCGGATCCGGCCCCCTGA
- a CDS encoding substrate-binding domain-containing protein, translating into MPRTRIARRARRSLSDIRTVAVLAAAGLLLTGCTAAGKAGGSGSGKSADDAAVKVGLVYSRTGLLADYGKQYRDGFMAGLDYATQGTRKVAGHRIEVTEQDDAGDPGKAVSAAKNLIGKGYKVLAGTTDSGVALQMAPLAAQNKVLYVSGPAATDAVTGINDYTFRSGRQSYQDILTAGTMLGDAKGKKVTVLAQDSTFGQANVAAVKAVLGEKGAKVGSVLAPPSATDLTPFARQVKAGGPDLVFVAWAGSTAPALWTALDQQGVLGASKVVTGLAGTASYPVFGAAGSKVSFLAHYFPGAGGNNAVEKAMLEAVTKDGGKPDLFTPDGFTAAQMIVHAIEKGGADDTAAMVKALEGWSFDGVKGQTRVRGEDHALLQPMFVAKLTGTGKTAEPKLLDTERMDAVAPAVKPAAG; encoded by the coding sequence ATGCCCCGCACCCGCATCGCCCGCAGAGCCCGCAGATCCCTCAGTGACATCCGTACCGTCGCCGTCCTGGCCGCAGCCGGTCTGCTGCTGACGGGCTGTACCGCCGCCGGGAAGGCGGGCGGCTCCGGCTCGGGGAAGTCCGCCGACGACGCGGCCGTCAAGGTCGGCCTGGTCTACTCCAGGACCGGGCTCCTCGCGGACTACGGCAAGCAGTACCGCGACGGATTCATGGCCGGCCTCGACTACGCCACCCAGGGGACGCGCAAGGTCGCGGGCCACCGCATCGAGGTCACCGAGCAGGACGACGCGGGCGACCCCGGCAAGGCCGTCTCCGCCGCGAAGAACCTCATCGGCAAGGGCTACAAGGTGCTGGCCGGCACCACGGACTCCGGCGTCGCACTCCAGATGGCCCCGCTCGCCGCCCAGAACAAGGTGCTCTACGTCAGCGGACCCGCCGCCACCGACGCGGTGACCGGCATCAACGACTACACCTTCCGCTCCGGCCGCCAGTCCTACCAGGACATCCTCACGGCGGGCACCATGCTCGGCGACGCCAAGGGCAAGAAGGTCACGGTCCTCGCCCAGGACTCCACCTTCGGCCAGGCCAACGTGGCCGCCGTCAAGGCGGTGCTCGGCGAGAAGGGCGCGAAGGTCGGCTCGGTGCTGGCGCCGCCCAGCGCGACGGACCTGACGCCGTTCGCCCGGCAGGTCAAGGCGGGCGGGCCCGACCTGGTCTTCGTGGCCTGGGCCGGCTCCACCGCACCGGCGCTGTGGACCGCGCTCGACCAGCAGGGCGTGCTCGGCGCGAGCAAGGTCGTCACCGGCCTGGCGGGCACCGCCTCGTACCCGGTCTTCGGCGCTGCCGGGTCCAAGGTGTCGTTCCTGGCGCACTACTTCCCGGGCGCGGGCGGGAACAACGCCGTGGAGAAGGCGATGCTGGAAGCCGTGACCAAGGACGGCGGCAAGCCCGACCTGTTCACGCCGGACGGCTTCACGGCCGCCCAGATGATCGTGCACGCCATCGAGAAGGGCGGCGCCGACGACACCGCCGCGATGGTGAAGGCCCTGGAGGGCTGGAGCTTCGACGGGGTCAAGGGACAGACCCGGGTGCGCGGCGAGGACCACGCGCTGCTCCAGCCGATGTTCGTGGCCAAGCTGACCGGCACGGGCAAGACGGCCGAGCCGAAGCTGCTGGACACCGAGCGGATGGACGCCGTGGCGCCGGCCGTGAAGCCCGCGGCGGGCTGA
- a CDS encoding ABC transporter ATP-binding protein, which produces MTAPHPLGQKSPADRVAPVLQLEGLGWSVGGATIVQDVSLSVREGEFLAFIGPNGAGKTSLFNLISGLSLPTAGRIELDGAEMTDRPAHVRARRGIGRTFQTSSLWPAMTVADHVRLAAQAARGGSYRLWRRADPYTAEVAGVLERTGLGHRAGATAGELSHGEKRKLELAVLLVGEPRLMLLDEPMAGVSAEEVPALTELIRTLHREEGRTVLMVEHHMDVLLGLADRLAVMHHGRLLALDTPEAVTADPVVQQAYLGEGL; this is translated from the coding sequence GTGACCGCACCCCACCCCCTCGGGCAGAAGAGCCCGGCGGACCGGGTGGCCCCCGTGCTCCAGCTGGAGGGACTCGGCTGGAGCGTCGGCGGCGCCACCATCGTCCAGGACGTCTCGCTGAGCGTCCGCGAGGGCGAGTTCCTCGCCTTCATCGGGCCCAACGGGGCGGGCAAGACCTCCCTGTTCAACCTGATCAGCGGGCTCAGCCTGCCCACCGCCGGGCGGATCGAGCTGGACGGCGCCGAGATGACGGACCGGCCCGCGCACGTGCGGGCCCGGCGCGGGATCGGCCGCACCTTCCAGACCTCCAGCCTCTGGCCCGCGATGACCGTGGCCGACCACGTGAGGCTCGCCGCGCAGGCCGCCCGGGGCGGCTCGTACCGGCTGTGGCGGCGCGCCGACCCGTACACCGCCGAGGTGGCCGGCGTCCTGGAGCGCACCGGCCTCGGCCACCGGGCCGGGGCGACGGCGGGCGAACTGTCGCACGGCGAGAAGCGGAAGCTGGAGCTGGCCGTGCTGCTGGTGGGCGAGCCCCGGCTGATGCTGCTCGACGAGCCGATGGCCGGGGTGAGCGCCGAGGAGGTCCCCGCCCTGACCGAACTCATCCGCACCCTGCACCGGGAGGAGGGGCGCACGGTCCTCATGGTCGAACACCACATGGACGTCCTGCTGGGCCTCGCGGACCGGCTCGCCGTGATGCACCACGGCCGGCTGCTCGCCCTGGACACCCCGGAGGCGGTCACCGCCGACCCGGTCGTGCAGCAGGCGTACCTCGGGGAGGGGCTGTGA
- a CDS encoding ABC transporter ATP-binding protein, whose amino-acid sequence MTEQPLLDVRDLRVLIGGRHILHGVDLDVSAHGVTALLGRNGAGKTTTVRGILGLVPRAGSVRLDGEETVGLPTHALVRRGIGYAPEDRGIFAGLTVAENLRLAERRGAGEPAYTLVHELFPELKQRARQLAGTLSGGQQQMVAIGRTLLNANRLIIADEPTKGLAPKVVTEVAQVLERAAEAVPVLLVEQNLAVVRRLAGHCVVLADGRTAHRGPAAELLGDAEAARTLLGVGHGPLPAHPSVKADS is encoded by the coding sequence GTGACGGAGCAACCCCTCCTGGACGTACGGGATCTGCGGGTCCTGATCGGCGGCCGGCACATCCTGCACGGCGTCGACCTGGACGTCAGCGCGCACGGCGTGACCGCGCTGCTCGGCCGCAACGGCGCCGGGAAGACCACCACGGTCCGGGGCATCCTGGGGCTCGTCCCCCGCGCCGGGAGCGTACGGCTCGACGGCGAGGAGACCGTGGGCCTGCCCACGCACGCCCTGGTCCGGCGCGGTATCGGCTACGCCCCCGAGGACCGGGGGATCTTCGCCGGGCTGACCGTCGCGGAGAACCTGCGCCTCGCCGAGCGGCGCGGCGCGGGCGAGCCGGCGTACACCCTGGTCCACGAGCTGTTCCCCGAACTCAAGCAGCGAGCACGGCAGTTGGCCGGAACGCTGTCCGGCGGCCAGCAGCAGATGGTCGCCATCGGGCGCACCCTGCTCAACGCCAACCGGCTGATCATCGCGGACGAGCCCACCAAGGGCCTGGCGCCCAAGGTCGTGACCGAGGTGGCGCAGGTGCTGGAACGGGCCGCCGAGGCGGTGCCGGTGCTGCTCGTGGAGCAGAACCTCGCCGTGGTGCGCCGGCTGGCCGGGCACTGCGTGGTCCTCGCCGACGGCCGCACCGCCCACCGGGGCCCGGCCGCCGAGCTGCTGGGCGACGCGGAGGCGGCCCGCACGCTGCTCGGTGTGGGCCACGGCCCGCTCCCCGCACACCCTTCCGTGAAGGCGGATTCCTGA